One part of the Streptomyces nigra genome encodes these proteins:
- the rpmG gene encoding 50S ribosomal protein L33: MARSTARPVVKLRSTAGTGVTYVTRKNRLNDPDRLVLRKYDPVAGAHVPFREER, from the coding sequence ATGGCACGCAGCACCGCACGTCCCGTCGTGAAGCTGAGGTCGACGGCCGGCACCGGCGTCACGTACGTGACCCGCAAGAACCGACTCAACGACCCCGACCGGCTGGTCCTGCGCAAGTACGACCCGGTCGCCGGCGCGCACGTCCCGTTCCGCGAGGAGCGCTGA
- a CDS encoding type B 50S ribosomal protein L31: protein MRPGIHPDSRPVVFRDRASGQSFLIRSTLDSARTIEWEDGHTYPLVDVEISSASHPFHTGTSRVLDTAGRVERFERRYGRTAAAR from the coding sequence ATGAGGCCCGGCATCCATCCCGACTCCCGTCCCGTCGTCTTCCGTGACCGCGCGTCGGGGCAGTCCTTCCTCATCCGTTCCACCCTCGACTCCGCACGGACGATCGAGTGGGAGGACGGCCACACCTACCCGCTGGTGGACGTCGAGATCTCGTCGGCCAGCCACCCGTTCCACACCGGCACCTCGCGCGTCCTGGACACGGCCGGACGCGTCGAGCGGTTCGAGCGGCGCTACGGCCGTACCGCCGCCGCCCGCTGA
- a CDS encoding ribosomal protein bL36, whose protein sequence is MKVRKSLRSLKARPGAQGVRRRGVTFVINKKEPRFKARQG, encoded by the coding sequence ATGAAGGTGCGCAAGTCACTGCGCTCGCTGAAGGCCAGGCCCGGCGCCCAGGGGGTGCGCCGACGCGGCGTGACGTTCGTGATCAACAAGAAGGAGCCGCGCTTCAAGGCCCGCCAGGGCTGA
- a CDS encoding serine/threonine-protein kinase has product MSTRTWEVPGYTGSLELGSGASGRVVLAVHEETGVPVAVKYLSESLRTRPGFVHDFRAEARLLGGLESPYVTGLYEYVESPRGAAIVMELVDGVSLRNLLTRQGPLTPEAALVVLKGSLLGLADSHQVGVVHRDYKPENVLVLPDGTSKLVDFGIAVDAGTDGGVAGTPSYMAPEQWTGAPASPAADVYAATATFFECLTGHKPFAGDNIAELALRHVEAPVPAEEAPEPVRDLVRRGLAKDPEQRPARAAEFVRELEAAAGAGYGPDWEERGRDRLAALVALLPLLLPSARDGARTTTDSAHTVLGPAPDPGLVRAWLPGRAGMLASAAVVLLGVLLTYGVPFAPDEAARDTAQAVATSSSEPGVSAPESATPSTSASPSGSPGPSASADASPTTATPTDGTSATASASPAGEGTTAPAGTGGTTAPPTGTPPTEPTAPAVKNVALSGFTQTGPMTATGTVVVTTDGTGPVSVTVSWSTGNLPGVPGAADGAAQTFTRSGATQYTIPVAHTFQNRGCYWTVQATTDPPAAGGTASQQLLSRQCDLR; this is encoded by the coding sequence ATGAGTACACGGACATGGGAAGTACCCGGATACACCGGGTCGCTGGAGCTCGGTTCGGGGGCGAGCGGACGGGTCGTGCTGGCCGTCCACGAGGAGACCGGTGTGCCGGTCGCGGTGAAGTACCTCAGCGAGTCCCTGCGCACCCGGCCGGGCTTCGTGCACGACTTCCGCGCCGAGGCACGGCTGCTGGGCGGGCTGGAGAGCCCGTATGTCACCGGGCTGTACGAGTACGTGGAGAGTCCGCGGGGCGCCGCCATCGTGATGGAGCTGGTGGACGGCGTCTCGCTGCGGAACCTGCTGACCCGGCAGGGCCCGCTCACGCCCGAGGCCGCCCTGGTCGTCCTCAAGGGCTCGCTGCTCGGGCTGGCCGACTCCCACCAGGTGGGGGTCGTCCACCGCGACTACAAGCCCGAGAACGTCCTGGTCCTGCCGGACGGCACGTCCAAGCTGGTCGACTTCGGCATCGCCGTGGACGCCGGGACGGACGGCGGGGTGGCGGGCACCCCGTCGTACATGGCGCCGGAGCAGTGGACCGGCGCGCCCGCCTCCCCCGCCGCCGACGTGTACGCGGCGACGGCCACCTTCTTCGAGTGCCTCACCGGCCACAAGCCGTTCGCGGGCGACAACATCGCCGAGCTGGCGCTGCGGCACGTCGAGGCCCCCGTACCGGCCGAGGAGGCGCCCGAGCCCGTACGCGACCTGGTGCGGCGCGGTCTGGCCAAGGACCCGGAGCAACGCCCGGCGCGGGCCGCGGAGTTCGTCCGGGAGCTGGAGGCCGCGGCCGGTGCCGGGTACGGGCCGGACTGGGAGGAACGCGGCCGGGACCGGCTCGCGGCGCTGGTGGCCCTGCTGCCGCTGCTGCTGCCCTCGGCCCGGGACGGTGCCCGCACCACGACCGACAGCGCGCACACGGTGCTCGGCCCCGCGCCCGACCCGGGCCTCGTACGGGCGTGGCTGCCGGGCCGGGCCGGGATGCTGGCGTCGGCCGCCGTCGTCCTCCTCGGCGTCCTGCTCACGTACGGGGTGCCGTTCGCCCCGGACGAGGCGGCGCGCGACACGGCCCAGGCGGTCGCCACGAGCAGCTCGGAACCCGGCGTGTCGGCGCCGGAGTCCGCCACGCCGAGCACCTCCGCCTCGCCGTCCGGCTCCCCCGGCCCCTCCGCGTCGGCGGACGCCTCGCCCACGACGGCGACGCCCACCGACGGCACCAGTGCCACGGCCTCCGCCTCCCCGGCCGGCGAGGGCACGACGGCGCCCGCCGGCACGGGCGGGACCACGGCACCCCCGACCGGCACTCCACCCACGGAGCCCACCGCGCCGGCCGTGAAGAACGTGGCCCTCTCGGGGTTCACACAGACCGGGCCCATGACGGCCACCGGGACCGTCGTCGTCACCACGGACGGCACCGGCCCGGTCTCCGTCACCGTCTCCTGGTCCACGGGCAATCTCCCCGGAGTGCCCGGGGCCGCCGACGGCGCCGCCCAGACCTTCACCCGCAGCGGCGCCACGCAGTACACGATCCCGGTGGCCCACACCTTCCAGAACCGGGGCTGTTACTGGACCGTGCAGGCGACGACCGATCCCCCGGCCGCCGGTGGAACGGCCTCCCAGCAACTCCTGAGCAGGCAGTGTGATCTGCGATGA
- a CDS encoding DUF1304 domain-containing protein — protein sequence METTASVLTALVAALHAYILVLEMFLWQKPPGRGLSGFDAELARLTAPLAANQGLYNGFLAAGLIWGLIADDPAGFQARVFFLVCVVVAGVYGGVTANRRILLAQALPGALALAAVLLAR from the coding sequence ATGGAGACGACGGCGAGCGTCCTGACCGCGCTGGTGGCGGCGCTGCACGCGTACATCCTCGTGCTGGAGATGTTCCTCTGGCAGAAGCCGCCCGGCCGCGGTCTGTCCGGCTTCGACGCCGAACTCGCCCGCCTCACCGCCCCGTTGGCCGCGAACCAGGGCCTCTACAACGGGTTCCTCGCCGCCGGCCTGATCTGGGGCCTGATCGCCGACGACCCGGCCGGCTTCCAGGCCCGGGTCTTCTTCCTCGTCTGCGTCGTCGTCGCCGGTGTGTACGGAGGCGTCACCGCCAACCGCCGCATCCTGCTCGCCCAGGCCCTGCCCGGCGCGCTCGCCCTGGCCGCGGTGCTCCTCGCCCGATGA
- a CDS encoding LamG-like jellyroll fold domain-containing protein, with the protein MTRQHNRPRAAVWALLAAAALVVPPSGLAATASAAEPAGSAQAPSAPASDVVVHGLKGEYFAMSAPGARDFAQLGGTLLEPQINFSGLTSTFQELNGRTEHTTARWTGQIEAPATGDYTFYAIGDNGFRLFIDGEPVIDHWEPDWDKEQTSAKIHLEAGEKHDFRLEMFQDFGGANMFLRWSGPGIAKQLVPMSAFTPPEGFEVYPVELTVGADGRKLRARFEGRVGDLSAVKEHLKVEADTTAMPLKSVAVAPGDRNSLIVTLAEPIQKAQQVRVGYDGEGGLTSGGETVPKVIRYAENASTHRLTTKWGDKVDKKNPLPEYPRPQQVRTKWKNLNGTWQFSGAKAGEQPVFGKDLREKIVVPYPVESQLSGLERHEDHMFYRRTITVPKDWKVGGRDNRLKLNFGAVDYQARVYVNGTKVAEHTGGYDAFSADITDALKGTGPQEVVVAVTDTGGADQPMGKQSTNPGGIFYTQSSGIWQTVWMEPVAKASIDNVVSTPDIDSGTLAVTVESAKASAGARVEAVARDKRGKVVGKVSGPANKQLRLPVANQHLWSPDDPYLYDLDVKLTDGRSTDKVGSYFGMREIGVAKVGGFQKLVLNGKPVFSLATLDQGFWPDGLYTAPSDEALAFDLKAHKELGFNAVRKHIKVEPARWFYHADRLGLLVWQDFVSGNLTNETGHTAFVDQGREIMREHHNAPSVIGWIVFNEGWGEWDRTETGKITEAVKEADPSRVVNAHSGVNCCNSKGDSGKGDIIDHHDYNNEDPPFPDAERAAMDGEHGGFTLRSPGHMWPGAPTVIYSGVDSKEALTRKYVENTEKFYLDQAAAELSGSVYTQITDLENELNGLYTYDRREIKVDPAPVREINRKVIAAGASAGDRLPLKGGGSWSLDEGSGTTAKDDGPNKKPLTLSDGTSWTPGVNGSALKFDGKGQYAETAGPVLDTTGSYTVSAWVRLDELPGNYATAVSQDTRRQASPFYLQYGQGAFAFSTPGEARARLVTTPETGRWYHLVGVRDGSDNTITLYVDGKRAASAAGGAAYPSTGSLAVGRAQWGGNDTDFWNGAVDEVHAFDKALTAEEVSALYTDEKP; encoded by the coding sequence ATGACAAGACAACACAACCGCCCACGAGCCGCCGTGTGGGCGCTGCTGGCCGCGGCCGCCCTCGTCGTCCCCCCGAGCGGCCTGGCCGCCACCGCGTCGGCGGCGGAGCCGGCCGGCAGCGCCCAGGCCCCCTCCGCGCCGGCGTCCGACGTCGTGGTGCACGGCCTGAAGGGCGAGTACTTCGCCATGTCGGCCCCGGGCGCCCGGGACTTCGCACAGCTCGGCGGCACACTGCTCGAGCCGCAGATCAACTTCTCCGGTCTGACCAGCACGTTCCAGGAGCTGAACGGCAGGACGGAGCACACCACCGCCCGCTGGACCGGTCAGATCGAGGCACCGGCCACCGGCGACTACACCTTCTACGCCATCGGCGACAACGGCTTCCGGCTCTTCATCGACGGCGAGCCGGTCATCGACCACTGGGAGCCCGACTGGGACAAGGAGCAGACCAGCGCCAAGATCCATCTCGAAGCCGGGGAGAAGCACGACTTCCGGCTGGAGATGTTCCAGGACTTCGGCGGCGCCAACATGTTCCTGCGCTGGTCCGGCCCCGGCATCGCGAAGCAGCTCGTGCCCATGTCGGCGTTCACCCCGCCGGAGGGCTTCGAGGTCTACCCGGTGGAGCTGACCGTCGGGGCGGACGGCCGGAAGCTGCGCGCCCGCTTCGAGGGCAGGGTCGGTGATCTGAGCGCGGTCAAGGAGCATCTGAAGGTCGAGGCCGACACCACGGCCATGCCCCTGAAGTCGGTGGCCGTGGCCCCCGGCGACCGCAACTCCCTGATCGTGACGCTCGCCGAGCCCATCCAGAAGGCCCAGCAGGTGAGGGTCGGTTACGACGGCGAGGGCGGTCTCACGTCCGGCGGCGAGACCGTGCCGAAGGTCATCCGGTACGCCGAGAACGCCTCAACCCACCGTCTCACCACCAAGTGGGGCGACAAGGTCGACAAGAAGAACCCGCTGCCGGAGTACCCGCGCCCGCAGCAGGTGCGTACCAAGTGGAAGAACCTCAACGGCACCTGGCAGTTCAGCGGCGCCAAGGCCGGTGAGCAGCCCGTGTTCGGCAAGGACCTGCGCGAGAAGATCGTCGTGCCGTACCCGGTGGAGTCCCAGCTCTCCGGGCTGGAGCGGCACGAGGACCACATGTTCTACCGCCGTACGATCACCGTCCCCAAGGACTGGAAGGTCGGCGGCCGGGACAACCGGCTGAAGCTGAACTTCGGCGCGGTCGACTACCAGGCGCGGGTCTACGTCAACGGCACGAAGGTCGCCGAACACACCGGCGGGTACGACGCGTTCAGCGCCGACATCACCGACGCGCTGAAGGGCACCGGGCCGCAGGAGGTCGTGGTCGCGGTCACCGACACCGGTGGCGCCGACCAGCCGATGGGCAAGCAGTCCACGAACCCGGGCGGCATCTTCTACACCCAGTCGTCGGGCATCTGGCAGACGGTGTGGATGGAACCGGTCGCGAAGGCGTCGATCGATAACGTTGTCTCGACCCCGGACATCGACTCCGGCACCCTCGCGGTGACGGTGGAGTCGGCCAAGGCGTCGGCGGGCGCCCGGGTCGAGGCCGTGGCGCGGGACAAGCGCGGCAAGGTCGTCGGCAAGGTCAGCGGCCCGGCGAACAAGCAGCTGCGGCTGCCGGTGGCGAACCAGCACCTGTGGAGCCCGGACGACCCGTATCTGTACGACCTCGACGTCAAGCTCACCGACGGCCGGTCGACGGACAAGGTCGGCAGCTACTTCGGTATGCGTGAGATCGGCGTCGCGAAGGTCGGCGGCTTCCAGAAGCTGGTGCTCAACGGCAAGCCGGTCTTCTCCCTCGCCACCCTCGACCAGGGCTTCTGGCCCGACGGCCTCTACACGGCCCCCAGCGACGAGGCGCTCGCCTTCGACCTCAAGGCGCACAAGGAGCTCGGCTTCAACGCGGTGCGCAAGCACATCAAGGTGGAGCCGGCGCGCTGGTTCTACCACGCGGACCGGCTGGGTCTGCTGGTCTGGCAGGACTTCGTCTCCGGCAACCTCACCAACGAGACCGGGCACACCGCCTTCGTCGACCAGGGCCGCGAGATCATGCGCGAGCACCACAACGCGCCGTCCGTGATCGGCTGGATCGTCTTCAACGAGGGCTGGGGCGAGTGGGACCGCACCGAGACCGGCAAGATCACCGAGGCGGTCAAGGAGGCCGACCCGTCCCGTGTCGTCAACGCCCACAGCGGTGTGAACTGCTGCAACTCCAAGGGCGACTCGGGCAAGGGCGACATCATCGACCACCACGACTACAACAACGAGGACCCGCCCTTCCCTGACGCCGAGCGGGCGGCGATGGACGGTGAGCACGGCGGCTTCACCCTGCGCTCCCCCGGGCACATGTGGCCGGGCGCCCCGACCGTGATCTACAGCGGCGTCGACAGCAAGGAGGCGCTGACCCGCAAGTACGTGGAGAACACGGAGAAGTTCTACCTGGACCAGGCCGCGGCCGAGCTGTCCGGCTCGGTGTACACGCAGATCACGGACCTGGAGAACGAGCTCAACGGCCTCTACACGTACGACCGTCGGGAGATCAAGGTCGATCCGGCGCCGGTCCGTGAGATCAACCGGAAGGTCATCGCCGCCGGCGCCTCGGCGGGCGACCGGCTCCCGTTGAAGGGCGGCGGCTCCTGGTCCCTGGACGAGGGCTCCGGGACCACGGCGAAGGACGACGGCCCGAACAAGAAGCCCCTCACGCTCAGCGACGGCACCAGCTGGACTCCGGGCGTCAACGGCAGCGCGCTGAAGTTCGACGGCAAGGGGCAGTACGCCGAGACGGCCGGGCCGGTGCTCGACACCACGGGCAGCTACACGGTGTCCGCGTGGGTACGGCTGGACGAGCTGCCGGGCAACTACGCCACCGCGGTCAGCCAGGATACCCGGCGCCAGGCCAGCCCGTTCTACCTCCAGTACGGGCAGGGGGCGTTCGCCTTCAGCACCCCGGGTGAGGCCCGCGCCCGGCTGGTGACGACCCCGGAGACGGGCCGCTGGTACCACCTGGTCGGCGTCCGCGACGGCTCGGACAACACGATCACGCTGTACGTGGACGGCAAGCGGGCGGCGTCCGCCGCCGGCGGCGCGGCCTACCCCAGCACCGGTTCCCTCGCGGTCGGCCGGGCCCAGTGGGGCGGCAACGACACCGACTTCTGGAACGGTGCCGTCGACGAGGTCCACGCGTTCGACAAGGCGCTCACCGCCGAGGAGGTGAGCGCGCTCTACACGGACGAGAAGCCGTAG
- a CDS encoding DUF5133 domain-containing protein, protein MILPSEKDLRAALARFAEVRFAHDVHPTAHSAGALEDATYTLCVMVGTRTVAEALAAADVLLQRYGADRKAAAIQEDKTLAA, encoded by the coding sequence ATGATCCTGCCGTCCGAGAAGGACCTGCGTGCCGCACTGGCGCGCTTCGCCGAAGTGCGCTTCGCGCACGACGTGCACCCCACAGCTCACAGCGCCGGCGCCCTCGAGGACGCCACGTACACGCTCTGCGTCATGGTCGGAACCCGCACGGTCGCCGAGGCGCTGGCGGCGGCGGACGTGCTCCTCCAGCGGTACGGCGCCGACCGGAAGGCCGCGGCGATCCAGGAGGACAAGACCCTGGCCGCCTGA
- a CDS encoding PucR family transcriptional regulator: MRPYLTGFAEILTDVSGTGRRLTRDEIEARRALGEQAAEHGHTLRTLVRAHLRATQEDWPASPRHPDGVLAAVEQAVDAFAEGYERAQRLAVRQEEAARREFIDDLLYGRSDLGRLAERAERFGLVLSRAHAVAVAEGPEAYDDTDPVTRHVENALIARFGDRHILLATKNGQLVCIAPGDDRDVLLHFAKQAHAATDGSRVAIGRPRTGAGGVVHSYEEALNSLQLAARLGLDDPVVHAADLLVYPVLARDRQAMADLVLGALGPLRDARGGAEPLLRTLQVYFDSGCTAAEAARRLSLSVRALTYRLERIHQLTGANPADPMHRYTLQTAVIGARLLGWPERDI, from the coding sequence ATGAGGCCGTACCTGACGGGGTTCGCGGAGATTCTCACCGATGTCTCCGGTACCGGCCGCCGGCTGACCCGGGACGAGATCGAGGCCCGGCGCGCCCTCGGCGAACAGGCGGCCGAGCACGGGCACACCCTGCGCACCCTGGTGCGGGCCCACCTCAGGGCGACCCAGGAGGACTGGCCCGCCTCCCCACGCCACCCGGACGGTGTCCTCGCGGCCGTCGAGCAGGCGGTCGACGCCTTCGCCGAGGGCTACGAGCGCGCCCAGCGGCTGGCCGTACGACAGGAGGAGGCCGCGCGCCGGGAGTTCATCGACGACCTGCTGTACGGCCGCAGCGACCTGGGGCGGCTCGCCGAACGGGCGGAGCGGTTCGGCCTGGTGCTGTCCCGGGCGCACGCCGTGGCCGTGGCCGAGGGGCCGGAGGCGTACGACGACACCGACCCGGTGACCCGGCACGTGGAGAACGCGCTCATCGCGCGCTTCGGTGACCGGCACATCCTCCTCGCCACCAAGAACGGGCAGTTGGTGTGCATCGCCCCCGGCGACGACCGTGACGTCCTGCTGCACTTCGCCAAGCAGGCGCACGCCGCCACCGACGGCAGCCGGGTGGCCATCGGCCGGCCCAGGACCGGCGCGGGCGGCGTGGTGCACTCCTACGAGGAGGCGCTCAACAGCCTCCAGCTCGCCGCGCGCCTGGGCCTGGACGACCCCGTGGTGCACGCCGCCGACCTGCTCGTCTACCCGGTCCTTGCCCGTGACCGGCAGGCCATGGCCGACCTGGTGCTCGGCGCGCTGGGGCCGCTGCGCGACGCCCGCGGCGGCGCCGAGCCGCTGCTACGCACCCTCCAGGTGTACTTCGACTCCGGCTGCACCGCCGCCGAGGCTGCCCGCCGGCTGTCGCTGAGCGTGCGTGCCCTCACCTACCGGCTGGAACGCATCCACCAGCTGACCGGCGCCAACCCGGCCGACCCCATGCACCGGTACACCCTGCAGACGGCCGTGATCGGGGCGCGCCTTCTGGGCTGGCCCGAACGGGACATCTGA
- a CDS encoding TetR/AcrR family transcriptional regulator: MTGPERDARAVRTRAKLRRALLDACAEQSPAEVSVAALVRRAGVGRATFYVHYTDLEALAVDACADVVRDAVDALHAWRGTPDPAKPPPALLDFFTGIGGHAGLYRALLSPGGGGPLGRRLHQDLRARSRAERALVGAPEPDLVASAVASAFTGVLADWVHGLVPGGPDEIAHRVWRLLISLHRTPLP, from the coding sequence ATGACCGGCCCCGAAAGGGACGCCCGCGCCGTCCGCACCCGCGCCAAGCTCCGCCGCGCCCTGCTGGACGCCTGCGCCGAACAGTCGCCGGCCGAGGTGAGCGTGGCCGCCCTCGTGCGCCGGGCCGGAGTCGGCCGGGCCACCTTCTACGTCCACTACACCGACCTCGAGGCACTGGCGGTCGACGCCTGCGCCGACGTGGTGCGCGACGCGGTGGACGCCCTGCACGCCTGGCGCGGCACCCCCGACCCCGCGAAGCCGCCGCCCGCGCTCCTGGACTTCTTCACCGGCATCGGCGGGCACGCCGGGCTCTACCGGGCGCTGCTCAGCCCCGGCGGCGGCGGACCGCTGGGCCGTCGGCTCCACCAGGATCTGCGCGCCCGCAGCCGCGCCGAACGCGCCCTCGTCGGCGCGCCCGAGCCGGACCTCGTCGCCTCCGCGGTCGCCTCGGCCTTCACCGGGGTGCTCGCCGACTGGGTGCACGGCCTGGTCCCGGGTGGCCCGGACGAGATCGCCCACCGTGTCTGGCGGTTGCTCATCTCCCTGCACCGCACCCCGCTGCCCTGA
- a CDS encoding YihY/virulence factor BrkB family protein — protein MSAEPQPAPLPPPPVNRVPRAWAPALRRTPASMWRDDISDYAAALTYYAILALLPALMVTVVAFSLIGPDTAEDFIGHVTDYAPGQAGGQLHDALARTLRSGSAAWTLLVAGAVSALWSASSYLAVFRRALHRMHGVDDHRSPWRTAPRILLTALALLGLLLLSSLVLMLSGPVAEAAGRALGLDVMAAWAWTLLRWPLLLCLVVLLVVTVFRTGPVQARARHLSLPGGALAATLWLAVSALFALYTSALSTYSRLYGSLAGVVVSLIWLWLSNLALLAGAQFTAELGRVENRDEPA, from the coding sequence ATGTCCGCCGAACCGCAGCCCGCACCCCTGCCCCCGCCCCCGGTGAACCGCGTCCCCCGAGCCTGGGCGCCCGCCCTGCGCCGCACCCCGGCGTCCATGTGGCGCGACGACATCTCCGACTACGCGGCCGCCCTCACCTACTACGCCATCCTGGCCCTGCTCCCGGCGCTCATGGTCACCGTCGTCGCGTTCAGCCTCATCGGCCCCGACACCGCCGAGGACTTCATCGGGCACGTCACCGACTACGCCCCCGGCCAGGCGGGCGGCCAGTTGCACGACGCGCTGGCCCGCACCCTGCGCAGCGGCTCCGCCGCCTGGACCCTGCTGGTCGCGGGCGCCGTCAGCGCGCTGTGGTCCGCGAGCAGTTACCTCGCCGTCTTCCGGCGCGCCCTGCACCGGATGCACGGCGTCGACGACCACCGTTCACCCTGGCGCACGGCCCCCCGCATCCTGCTCACCGCCCTCGCCCTGCTGGGGCTGCTCCTGCTCAGCTCGCTGGTGCTGATGCTGTCCGGCCCGGTGGCCGAGGCCGCCGGCCGGGCCCTCGGCCTCGACGTCATGGCGGCGTGGGCGTGGACCCTGCTGCGCTGGCCGCTGCTGCTGTGCCTGGTGGTCCTGCTGGTGGTGACCGTGTTCCGCACCGGTCCCGTCCAGGCCCGAGCCCGGCACCTCAGCCTGCCCGGTGGCGCCCTCGCCGCCACCCTCTGGCTGGCGGTGTCCGCCCTCTTCGCCCTCTACACCTCGGCGTTGAGCACCTACAGCAGGCTGTACGGCTCACTCGCGGGCGTCGTGGTCTCCCTGATCTGGCTGTGGCTGTCCAACCTGGCCCTGCTCGCGGGGGCCCAGTTCACGGCGGAACTGGGCAGGGTGGAGAACCGGGACGAGCCGGCCTGA
- a CDS encoding PP2C family protein-serine/threonine phosphatase, with protein sequence MTAAIARLDIATARFTWINCGHPPPLLIRDGHVVPQAMEFPAHLPLGPGLGPAAAPDEHHVRLQPGDRVLLHSDGVTEARTSDGSLFGDQRLADGVIRTMASGNNPPETLRRLVRNLHEHHRLHDGATIMLVRRHPH encoded by the coding sequence CTGACCGCCGCCATCGCCCGACTGGACATTGCCACGGCCCGGTTCACCTGGATCAACTGCGGGCACCCGCCGCCGCTGCTCATCCGCGACGGCCATGTCGTGCCGCAGGCCATGGAGTTCCCCGCGCATCTCCCTCTCGGCCCGGGACTCGGCCCGGCGGCGGCACCGGACGAGCACCACGTACGGCTCCAGCCCGGTGACCGGGTCCTGCTCCACAGCGACGGCGTCACCGAGGCCCGCACGAGCGACGGCTCGCTGTTCGGCGACCAGCGGCTCGCGGACGGCGTGATCCGGACCATGGCGTCCGGCAACAACCCCCCGGAGACCCTGCGCCGGCTCGTCCGCAACCTGCACGAACACCACCGGCTGCACGACGGCGCCACCATCATGCTGGTCCGCCGGCACCCACACTGA